One genomic segment of Kosmotoga arenicorallina S304 includes these proteins:
- a CDS encoding BMP family ABC transporter substrate-binding protein produces the protein MKRTLLLLVVLTAIAIAFAKYNVGILIPGEIGGNPIYELVAAGAEKAEGTEISVKLVEGGYNPGKWEPLLRSMAASRKYDLLITLTEGMPDPVKRVAAEFPEQKIVLVDGILNEEIENVYSIGFRDEEMAFLAGIFAGLVTRSELAGSNPEHIVGLIAGDTYPAMTEKMKPAYEKGVKLVTPDAQVVFSVAGSWADPTKGKELAAEQYDKGVDIILSIAGGTGIGIIDEASTRGTYVMGVDSNIIPFKPGTILACALKHIDRVIYDIIVDASRGQLIYGKNIRVGVSEGVIGFTFEDENYKKYVPEWIREIVKAYYTLLKYSLIDVLGE, from the coding sequence CAGCGATTGCAATTGCCTTTGCAAAGTACAACGTGGGAATACTCATTCCCGGGGAAATCGGGGGTAATCCCATTTACGAACTCGTTGCGGCGGGGGCAGAGAAGGCCGAAGGAACTGAAATAAGTGTCAAATTGGTAGAAGGTGGATACAACCCGGGGAAATGGGAACCGTTACTTCGATCAATGGCGGCATCAAGAAAATATGACCTGTTGATTACTCTAACAGAAGGCATGCCCGACCCTGTAAAAAGAGTGGCGGCTGAATTTCCTGAACAGAAAATAGTTCTTGTTGACGGTATTCTCAATGAAGAAATTGAGAATGTATACTCAATAGGTTTTCGCGATGAAGAGATGGCCTTTTTAGCCGGGATATTTGCCGGCCTTGTTACGCGTTCTGAACTGGCGGGCTCAAATCCTGAACACATTGTAGGCTTAATAGCGGGAGACACCTATCCAGCGATGACGGAAAAAATGAAACCAGCATATGAGAAGGGTGTAAAGCTCGTTACTCCCGATGCACAAGTCGTTTTCAGCGTAGCAGGAAGCTGGGCTGACCCGACCAAGGGGAAAGAATTGGCCGCGGAGCAATACGATAAAGGCGTGGATATAATACTTTCCATAGCGGGAGGTACAGGAATTGGCATCATAGACGAAGCAAGCACCAGGGGAACATACGTGATGGGTGTTGATTCAAACATAATTCCCTTCAAGCCAGGCACGATATTGGCCTGTGCCTTGAAACACATTGACAGGGTGATATACGATATCATTGTCGATGCCAGCAGAGGACAGCTGATCTATGGGAAAAACATAAGGGTCGGCGTTTCCGAAGGCGTAATTGGATTTACCTTTGAAGATGAGAACTACAAAAAATACGTTCCAGAATGGATTAGGGAGATTGTGAAAGCCTACTACACACTCTTGAAATACTCCCTTATCGACGTTCTGGGGGAATGA
- a CDS encoding MurR/RpiR family transcriptional regulator gives MKSFINQFNEKLPALTKIEEKIARFILENPESAVKMSVQLLAEKAGAAPSTVIKMCRKLGFSGFSELKLTLASEINLALSRNVNFDDLQSTFGNYNGFVAELIEAELAHLKSEELEKASKILSDARYVDIYSFGFDSIEGLDLYHKLVLLGKRVQHIENGYMQMISASRLKEGDAVIAISSTGTSRDLHAAVKHAKHFKAKVISIAPESSILSEEADVSLSTYFKKLILRDGGIATRIVQAFVIDELFIRVLKRDEKAKEYYEKFKEVLDLKRR, from the coding sequence TTGAAGAGTTTTATAAACCAGTTCAACGAGAAACTACCTGCTCTGACGAAAATTGAGGAGAAAATCGCCCGTTTCATTCTCGAGAACCCTGAAAGCGCTGTGAAGATGTCTGTTCAGCTTCTCGCTGAAAAAGCCGGTGCCGCTCCTTCAACAGTAATAAAAATGTGCAGAAAATTGGGGTTTAGCGGTTTTTCAGAGTTGAAGCTCACCCTTGCCTCAGAGATAAACCTTGCGCTTTCAAGAAATGTTAATTTCGATGACCTTCAAAGCACTTTTGGAAACTACAATGGATTTGTGGCAGAGCTAATAGAGGCTGAGCTTGCGCACCTGAAAAGCGAAGAGCTCGAGAAAGCCTCAAAAATATTAAGCGATGCCAGATATGTGGATATTTACTCCTTTGGCTTTGATTCCATCGAGGGGCTTGATCTCTACCACAAGCTGGTTCTCCTAGGCAAAAGGGTGCAACACATCGAAAATGGGTATATGCAGATGATATCGGCTTCCAGGTTAAAGGAAGGGGATGCGGTTATAGCCATTTCCAGCACCGGAACTTCAAGGGACTTGCATGCAGCTGTCAAGCATGCGAAGCACTTCAAAGCAAAGGTGATATCCATTGCGCCGGAAAGCTCAATTCTTTCAGAAGAAGCTGACGTTTCGCTTAGCACATATTTCAAAAAGCTCATCTTGCGAGACGGTGGCATAGCAACGAGAATAGTACAGGCCTTTGTGATAGATGAGCTATTCATCAGAGTATTGAAAAGAGATGAAAAAGCGAAAGAGTATTACGAAAAGTTCAAAGAAGTACTCGATTTGAAAAGACGTTAG
- a CDS encoding TetR/AcrR family transcriptional regulator: protein MKKKLSTKERILLAARKAFAEKGHDGVSMSEIASIAGVKKALIYYYFPSKEDLYYDVWRYSLDELEEHLFKEVDTESVYLKKIKRLLKAYVDFVTNKRDTIKIIQREKGNLAREDLEMWKKARERYNELRSKISRLIESGKNSKEILEIVDPEVAAELILNGLNITDDPDKLDRIREIIWRGLSSTIEGAGN from the coding sequence GTGAAGAAAAAGTTATCCACAAAGGAAAGGATCCTGTTAGCAGCAAGGAAGGCCTTTGCCGAAAAGGGGCATGATGGTGTAAGCATGTCTGAAATCGCCAGTATTGCCGGGGTAAAAAAAGCGCTGATTTACTATTATTTTCCAAGCAAAGAAGATTTATACTACGACGTATGGCGATATTCGCTGGATGAGCTTGAAGAACACCTTTTCAAAGAAGTGGATACAGAAAGCGTGTATCTGAAGAAGATAAAGAGGTTACTCAAAGCATATGTTGATTTTGTCACCAACAAGAGAGATACCATTAAGATTATCCAGCGGGAAAAAGGCAATTTGGCCAGAGAAGACCTTGAGATGTGGAAAAAGGCAAGGGAGAGATACAACGAGCTCAGGAGCAAAATTTCCAGATTAATCGAATCAGGGAAAAACAGCAAAGAAATCCTGGAAATAGTGGATCCTGAGGTAGCTGCCGAACTCATTCTAAATGGTTTGAATATCACCGATGACCCGGATAAGCTCGACAGAATAAGAGAGATTATCTGGCGAGGTTTATCCAGTACAATAGAAGGAGCCGGGAATTGA
- a CDS encoding radical SAM protein has protein sequence MGFVDSMKQSMLKQAGKFVGSVVRNSSEETIYRLFSTVAALSKEPAKSGLKKLANMAKEKHPMITSWKEIFQKASPKAVEKVMTNLVINEFAVGEKIRQEKMMEHQLVPPKLLVISPTYACNLNCVGCYAGLYGRKYQLSKEEVWKLIREANELGIYFFIITGGEPFVWPHLFETLEEFNDSYFQIYTNGTLITKEKAEKLAELGNATLAISVEGFEAETDWRRGRGVFAKIQKAWEYLREAGVIFGSSVTATKMNHDVMMKDEFWDYLKENGVSYVWVFQFMPVGMNPSMDLVPTPEQRYERFFKTEELRLGGKFAFVADFWNHGFLTHGCLAAGSKYLHINAKGYAEPCVFQQFAVDSIRDKSLLEILKSPFFTAYKRMVPYSNNLFRPCPIIDNPKVLRAMVKKFNAIPQHDGSERVVTELAPELDKLAEEWKVYADKLYYEHGYAETHPSKRGIYDFETRMRRYANNEEKLALDKKA, from the coding sequence TTTCTCGACTGTTGCTGCACTTAGCAAGGAACCGGCTAAAAGCGGTTTGAAAAAGCTCGCCAACATGGCGAAAGAAAAGCATCCTATGATCACATCATGGAAGGAAATCTTCCAGAAAGCTAGTCCAAAGGCTGTTGAAAAGGTTATGACCAATCTCGTAATCAACGAATTTGCCGTAGGCGAAAAAATCAGGCAAGAGAAGATGATGGAGCACCAATTAGTTCCGCCAAAGCTTCTCGTAATCAGCCCCACTTATGCTTGCAACCTTAACTGTGTAGGCTGCTACGCGGGATTGTACGGCAGGAAGTACCAGCTCTCTAAAGAGGAAGTATGGAAGCTCATAAGGGAAGCAAATGAACTCGGCATTTACTTCTTCATTATTACCGGTGGAGAGCCCTTTGTATGGCCGCATCTCTTCGAAACCCTGGAAGAATTTAACGACAGTTACTTCCAGATCTACACAAACGGCACTCTCATCACCAAGGAGAAGGCTGAAAAGCTTGCTGAACTCGGTAATGCAACTCTTGCCATTTCAGTTGAAGGCTTTGAAGCTGAAACTGATTGGAGAAGAGGAAGGGGTGTCTTTGCAAAGATCCAGAAAGCGTGGGAGTACCTGAGAGAAGCAGGCGTAATATTCGGCTCTTCAGTAACCGCCACGAAAATGAACCATGATGTCATGATGAAAGATGAATTCTGGGATTATTTGAAGGAAAATGGCGTGTCTTATGTCTGGGTATTCCAGTTTATGCCGGTAGGAATGAATCCTTCCATGGATCTCGTGCCAACACCGGAACAGAGGTATGAAAGGTTCTTCAAGACAGAGGAACTAAGGCTTGGAGGGAAGTTTGCCTTTGTCGCAGATTTCTGGAACCATGGTTTCCTTACCCACGGCTGTCTTGCTGCCGGTTCTAAGTATTTGCACATCAACGCCAAGGGTTATGCAGAGCCCTGTGTATTCCAGCAGTTCGCTGTTGACAGCATAAGGGATAAGAGCCTTCTTGAAATTTTGAAATCACCGTTCTTCACAGCTTATAAGAGAATGGTTCCATACAGTAATAACCTGTTCAGACCCTGTCCAATCATTGACAATCCCAAAGTACTCAGGGCTATGGTGAAGAAGTTCAACGCAATCCCTCAACATGATGGAAGCGAAAGAGTGGTTACCGAACTCGCGCCCGAACTGGACAAACTCGCTGAAGAATGGAAGGTCTATGCTGATAAGCTTTACTATGAACACGGCTATGCGGAAACCCATCCTTCGAAGCGCGGCATATACGATTTTGAAACCAGAATGAGGAGATACGCAAATAACGAAGAAAAACTCGCCCTTGACAAAAAGGCGTAA